Genomic window (Nicotiana sylvestris chromosome 7, ASM39365v2, whole genome shotgun sequence):
cagaTTTCGTGTTTTTCTTTATGATTAAGATAAAAATCAGTAACTCCTTCAGGTATATTAGAGTTTCAAGGCGAAATACAAGTGTTGACACACCAACATGAACACAAAAtttgattcaagaagagaatacaactcCTATAGTGTTATGGTGTGATTGAGGATTGTTGTGAGCTGCACCAGCTAGGTATTTCAAGTTGTATGTACTACCTAAGGTAAGTAAATCATGTTCTTGATTGTTCTTAAGGTCAATCATCTATTGGTTGAGCTGTTTGAGTGAAAATCTACAAGATAGTAATTAAAATAGCATAAGGAATCATTATCTTTTTTGTGGGCTGTATTGAggctctatatatatatatatatatatatatatatatatatatgtgtgtgtgtgtgtggtttTTTGTGGCTGTaaattgttataaatagttttattatgTGGTGGTTGATGTTGTTAAGCTTATCTATATGCTAATTCAGTGGATTGAAgaagataacatgaaaaataagatgttGACGATAAATGTTAAGGTGCTAGGTGCGTAGACTATATTTGAAGATTATGCTTATGATGTTATGGTTTGAAAATAATATGGTAAGCATAAGTATGATGTTATATATGTTGTAGGAAGAATCATGGAAAAGGAATTGGATTCAAACCATATTTTGTTAATCGTAAATTGAGCTTGCCGCTCAAAATGGTTGTTGAACAAATCGGAGAGCTTATTgtgaattatattgttgttgtttcggttgtttggtgacttttggtaacatatgggatgtagtaaaaataggggaggtgctgtccgttttcTTGTAGAATATTGATTTCCAAATATGAGAGTTACAATGCTTATATAATGACGACGAAGTCGGTTTACTCATTGTAGATGTAAGAAGATCATATTGAGCTTGTTTGAAGATTGGATAGAATATTTCAAAGGTATGATAAGGCacttccttatttcttttggaaTGATCCTAAGTGAAATGCACAGAAACGATtcgctatttcataacggatctactcctagcaactaaggttgcccATATTGttatttccttataaaattattctaagcaagtatgtatgatccttaaatcctacgtAGGTTCATATTGATAGTATGGATGTGCATAATGTTAATTGAAGGTGCAACGACcctacgtcactccgaaaggtttagaacgtgattccatgagtccagcatgcattatatatattatctattttactctactgagcTGTGCTATAGTCagtcgggtacgacacctattgtgcaaccactgatcagttgggtttatcgagatccatgtggccgggtacgattctaccgagccttatgatgattGGGTATGTTTTtatcgagtcctctttgaggtcgggtatgatatgatgatgatgatgatgatgatgcccacataggcgtatgtttttaaaagtttgtgtatatatatgtattatgcattttatgtcagtagcccccagaggcactcaaatGTTACATGGTGTATCTCATATATCTCTCTTAacattactattcttgtttatgttttcctgccttacatactcggtactttattcgtaccgatgtcccttttgcttggggatgctgtgtttcatgcccacaggtctcgattgatagcttgacagtcctccaagtaggctatcagctcggcGGAAGgtattggtgcactccacttgctctggagttgcctatttggtcagtatgctttgatatgtattgattggtatggcagggCCTTGTCtagacctttatgattttatgtactcttagaggcttgtagacagatggcaggtgtatggatacttgtatggccttgtcggcctatgttttgagtttacaaatggtcatgtcggccttataggcccgtatgtcacatgtataagtttgtatatcatgttgggtcatcatatgttgagtattcccttttgttttattcttgttatctcatgataggttttttggctcatttacccatgatagtatgataagaacgatatgttacattggtactcggttgagtaaggcaccgggtgcccgtcgcggccctttctatttgggttgtgacatcctccaccatatccgtgaaattagccatcatacacctttgaaaagtcatcGGTGCgttgcacaaaccaaatggcatccgcttGAATGAGaaagtaccatagggacatgtaaaggtTGTATTATCTTGATCTTCCATagcaataagaatttggttgtaccccgaatatACATCAAAAGCAATAGAAAGCACGGCCGGTCAGTCTATCGATCATTGGATCTAAGAAGGGAAGTGGAAAGAGGTCCTTCCTTGTGACTTTCTTGAAATTGAGATAGTCCAACACACTCTCCAACCAgtcaccgttcttgtaggaatTAACTCATTCTTGTCATTGGAGGCCACCGTCATGCCCCCTTCTTCGGGACGCATTGAACTGGAGAGGTCCACGAACTATCGGAGATGGGTAGACAACACCGACATCCAAGCACTTGATAATCTCCTTTTTGATAGCTTGTTGCAtagcctcattgagtctccttttaTGTTCAATACATGTTTTGGAACCATCCTCCATTTTGATCtaatgcatgcaaaatgcggggcttatcccccaaaCATCCGCCAAGTTCCAcccaatagccttcttcctcttttgtagcactGCCATAGTGGAATCTACTTGCACGtgagtcaaacaagaggaaagaataaccggtaaagtagaacaAGGACCAAGAACTTCATACCGAATATGTTGAGGCAATGGCATCAATTCCAAGGTAGGAGGCTCTTCAATAGAAGGCTTTGTAGGAGGAGTTGTcttattttcaagatccaaggacaattttcGGGGTGCATAGttgtacgaccccattccttACAAAGAATTCACACATTCCATGAAGCCATCCATCTCGTCATCATCAAATTTGAGCAATACAACATCCAAAATATCACCAACATTGATTGTAGCATTTGtttcatcaacaataacatcggtcaccaaatccacaaaagagcacacctcattgctatttggttgccGCATGGACTTACACACATGGAATACCATTTTTTCATCACCAACCCGGAAGGTAAGTTCTCCAGCTTCAACATCACAAAGAgtcttccccgtagcaaggaaaggtctcccaagaatAATCAGCACCTCATAATCAGCTTCACAATCTAGAATGACAAAATCAGTTAGAAGAATGAGTGTATCAACACGAATCAAAACATCTTCAATCACTCCTAAGGGTCTCTTCATAGTAAGATCAACCATTTTCAATCTCTTAgaggtgggtcttggttgccccattcccaaagtcttgaaaaccaaatagggcatcaaattaaTACTTGCCCCAATATgacaaagagctttagcaaactCGGAACTTCCAATTGTACAAAGAGtcgtgaaagcaccgggatcctcCAACTTAGGATCCATTTAATACAGAATTGTACTCACTTTATTAGTGACTTTGATGGTTTCAAAATTCATTGACTGCTTCTTTGTCACGAGATCCTTCATTAACTTTGCATAATCGGGCATTTGCTCCAAAGCTTAAACTAATGGCACATTTATTGAGAGACTTTTCATCATTTGAATGAACTTCTTTAATTGGTTTTCTCCATTTTGCTTGGAAAGTATTTGAGGGTATAGAAGTGGAGGCTTATGCAATTGTGCCTTAGCCTTCTGCACTATCGGCTCTGGTATGTCTATAATGtgatccctagacgggttcacctcctcttgagtctcttccaaactatcatcaatatcaattcaAACTTTATCATTAGGTTGCACCATATTGTTGGGGATCTCTTATTCTTTAACCACTTGCTCATCATTGACAAGTTGCCTTTGAATTGAGGTGGATGAATTCCTAGctcttccacttcttgtagtaATGTCCATTCATTCCCCGTGTTGTTTCCATCCTTTGGATTTActaccgtgtcacttggtagtgcaCCCTTAGGACGAGAATTTAGAGCTTGAGAGATTTTCCCCGTTAGAACTTCTAAGTTGTGGATTGATGTGTTGTGTAAGGCAAGTTGGGTATCCGAATCAACATTCTTTTCCATCATTTGCTTGAACATATTTTCAATACGCCACATCTCATTGTTTGAAAAACTTGAaccatgggaaggataaggaGGCAGGTTGTTCAATTGTTGATACATaaggggcctttgaaaacctgacccctggttgccttgattgttgttccaTATGCCTTGATTGTTACGCCCCAATTTTCTTGATTATTTCCACTCCAATTTTCTTGATTGTTGCTGTTatgccaattcccttgattgttgCCACCACtctaatttccttgattgttagaattccaattgccttgattgttttgaaGTTGCCATTGTTCTTGGTTTGGGCCTTGGAAGTTGTTCCTTTGCCCTTGAAAATTGTTCACAAATTTCAGTTCCTTTTCTTGTTCATTATAAGAATCATCTTGCACAAAACCACTATCTTCTTGCACATAATTCTCCACTTGATTTTGCACTTGTAGACCCTTGGTCCTTCTCCTGTTCACCATTATGTTCACCCCTTCCATGTCATTGACTTGGTTAGGATTTTGCACTTGATGAAGTTGAGCCTTTGCTAGTTGATTAATGGTAGTAGTCAATTCGGCAAtggcttgcccatggtcatgcaATTCTTTGTGAATATGGATCATGTTCGGATCACCTTGTGGAACATTGGCCTGGGATTGCCATGCCGATGATGTCTCTGCCATTTCATCTAAAATCTTACACGCCTACACATAAGGCGTAGTCATAAAGTTCCCATCGGCAAAATAATTCACTATACATTGGTTGGTTATGTTAATACCAAGAtagaaggtttgttgaatcatgttTTGTGTCATACCATTGTTTGTAGATTCCTTAACCATGGTCAGATATTGCTCCCATATCTCGTGTAGTGGTTTACTTGGCTTCTTCTTGAATGCCAAAATCTCATCTCGAAGTGTAGCCATATGCGCTAAAGAGAAGAACTTAGCAATAAATTTCTCTGCCAACTCATCTCAAGTGTGAATGGAATGGTTCGGTAATCGTTCCAACCAATCTAAAGCTTTACCCCATAGAGAGAAGGGAAAAAGCTTTAGCCTCAAAACATCCTCGAAGACATTTGTTTGTTTGCTCCCCAACAAgtatccacaaaccccttcaaaTGTTTATATGCATTTTGAGTTCGAGCACCGGTGAAGAAATCCCGTTGTTCAAGCAAAGTGAGCATCACATTAGTCATTTGAAAGTTGTCTGCCCTAATACAGGGCAAATTTTCAAAGTCAAACCCAAATTTATAGCTAACATCATTTAACTCCCTGACAAAGGTGCTAAAAATTGATGACCTCCACAACACACCTCGATAAAAAGATATGATATGATCGTATGCAATATAAATTATCCAACTATGAGTTGGGGTCGAATCCACAAAGAGTTATGAGGGGTGTTGGGAGTATATGTTTGATGTAAGCGATTGGACTACCTAAAATTGCACTTCAACAACAGATttttgatttctacttctacTGTTACATTAATAATTGCAAGCTAAGGAAAATAGAGTAGAGACGAATGTTTTTGGTGTTTTTTTGAACAATTTCAAAGCCTAAGGATGTGACCATatcctaggtgtttgcctaatggaACAAAAACATTAATTCTTATTTTGTTgattggggtgtattatagcttaCAACTCTACactacccactcaatacctctcgattAGAGAGTGAATTTGCCAAATTTtgttttctcaagtccaaatgggtatcaaACAAAATATTTGATATAAGCTCAAGTCAGGTTCTTACTATgtctaggttgaaccctttaatttGGCTAATCAGTCTATCATTTAACCCAATTCCTTGCTAGCCAAGTTATCCTAGACTATGTTCctttttctcaagtagagactaaatCAAAAAAGGAATGAATCAACATTTGCAGCCACTAATTCTAAAATTAAAGCATGAACTAAGCTAAACAATCAACACCcaatcttaaaaaaaatattaaattaaataccGATAATGTTTACACACCAGGGTTGGGTCACAACTCATGTAacaatctagctactcataatgaaaattgaagaaaataaagaagaaaagatgattaaactcataattaaaaattaaaatggtAAAATCAAATGTCTAAACACTCAAATAATCTAGAACTTCCTAAAATGGTAAAAAGCAAAGACTATAGCAGCTTTGTCTGTTCAGAATTGACCTAAATTTTtgaaactcgtctatttataTTGGGCCAAAACTTGCTAACAAAAAAGCCCCTCGGCCGACCGTACAATTCCATGTGTGGTCTGCTAATTTCTTCAGTTGGCAAGAAGGAGGATTCTGCATCCGCACATTTCTAGCCTGCGGCTGCAAGGCAACTTCTGCAACCGTACAATTGTTGTGTTGTCCGCGCTTCTGAAAGGTGCTAGGACTTGGTCTTCTACACATTCTTTGAACTTGAAAATACTTGTCATTGCATACCTTgttttgcggccgcacaactCATGTGTGGTCCACACATTTGTCAAACTCATGTGGGTCTCTTTTAGCTTGGGTTGCGGACGCAGATGGAATTCTGCGGTTCATAATTTCTTCTGCGTTGAATTCCTTTTGCAGACCGCACATCTTTGCTTTTGAATCCTTTATTGCCTTGTGTTTTGGAACACTCCTTTTTCAGTTGGATTTCATCATGGGAGGCCAAACTTCCAACATTCCTGCAATTTGAAGAATTTCATTAATTTCAAGAACACTATTCAATGCTTTCGAActaaaaacaaaagcaaaaaggtATTAATAAGCAGTCAAAATTCTCACTTATCAATGtttagaaactcataaccacccaCAATATCAATAATTCATGGAATTCCTCCGCTCAACAAGAACCCTTACCTCATTTTGAACTGAATAGTGACATTTACCCTCAAATGTACCTTATATAAATCTAATTGTATTGATTTCAGGCTTGACAACCTCGTCTCACTAGTATAAGCTGCTCCGCTGATAAGCCACATAAGAAACCACAAAAAATCTCA
Coding sequences:
- the LOC138873774 gene encoding uncharacterized protein, with protein sequence MDPKLEDPGAFTTLCTIGSSEFAKALCHIGASINLMPYLVFKTLGMGQPRPTSKRLKMVDLTMKRPLGVIEDVLIRVDTLILLTDFVILDCEADYEVLIILGRPFLATGKTLCDVEAGELTFRVGDEKMVFHVCKSMRQPNSNEVCSFVDLVTDVIVDETNATINVGDILDVVLLKFDDDEMDGFMECVNSL